Proteins encoded in a region of the Nocardia asteroides genome:
- the trxB gene encoding thioredoxin-disulfide reductase — protein sequence MSERSERTSDTGAPVRDLIIIGSGPAGYTAAVYAGRAELQPLQFEGTQFGGALMTTTEVENFPGFRGGIMGPDLMEEMREQAKRFGADIRTEDVDAVDLTGPIKKVVVGGETFEAYAVILAMGSAARYLNVPGEQRLLGRGVSACATCDGFFFKGQDIVVAGGGDSAMEEATFLTKFASSVTIVHRREEFRASRIMLERAKANEKIKFVLNAEVVEVHGDNSVTHLTLRDTRTGETSDLPATGLFVAIGHDPRSELVKGQVALDEEGYVLVQHPTTATDIAGVFAAGDLVDHTYRQAITAAGTGCRAAIDAERWLAEQGDITSNTLAHAGGSVSLPAN from the coding sequence ATGAGCGAGCGTAGCGAGCGAACAAGCGACACCGGCGCGCCAGTTCGCGACCTGATCATCATCGGCTCCGGACCTGCCGGCTACACCGCCGCCGTCTACGCGGGTCGCGCCGAGCTCCAGCCGCTGCAGTTCGAGGGGACCCAGTTCGGTGGTGCGCTGATGACCACCACCGAAGTCGAGAACTTCCCCGGCTTCCGCGGGGGCATCATGGGCCCTGATCTCATGGAGGAGATGCGCGAGCAAGCCAAACGATTCGGCGCGGACATCCGCACCGAAGACGTGGATGCCGTCGACCTGACCGGCCCGATCAAGAAGGTCGTCGTCGGCGGGGAGACTTTCGAGGCCTACGCCGTCATCCTCGCCATGGGGTCGGCCGCGCGGTACCTGAACGTCCCGGGTGAGCAGCGGTTGCTCGGCCGCGGTGTCAGCGCCTGCGCCACCTGCGACGGCTTCTTCTTCAAGGGCCAGGACATCGTGGTGGCCGGCGGCGGCGACTCCGCGATGGAAGAGGCGACATTCCTGACCAAGTTCGCCTCCAGCGTCACCATCGTGCACCGCCGCGAGGAATTCCGTGCCTCCCGCATCATGCTGGAGCGCGCGAAGGCGAACGAGAAGATCAAGTTCGTGCTCAACGCGGAAGTGGTCGAGGTGCACGGTGACAACAGCGTCACCCATCTGACCTTGCGCGACACCCGAACCGGTGAGACCTCCGACTTGCCCGCCACCGGCCTGTTCGTCGCGATCGGTCACGACCCGCGCAGCGAACTCGTCAAAGGCCAGGTCGCACTGGACGAGGAGGGATACGTGCTGGTGCAGCACCCGACGACCGCGACCGACATCGCGGGCGTCTTCGCCGCGGGCGATCTCGTCGACCACACCTACCGTCAGGCGATCACCGCCGCGGGCACCGGCTGCCGAGCAGCCATCGACGCCGAGCGCTGGTTGGCCGAGCAGGGCGACATCACCTCGAACACCCTCGCCCACGCGGGCGGGTCGGTGAGCCTCCCCGCCAACTGA
- a CDS encoding DUF6049 family protein — translation MTRGLFRIFVAVLTILGPVTTLPLLDSASAVAQPTGSGATSNPRFLKLSLDSVTPTTVTTTSDSVLTVAGTVTNIGDRVVDDVSIRIQRAAAITAPVGLRATLRLDEVNYDVNGEFEDVAQRLNPGQRKQFTLSIPLRSETGATSLRITEPGVYPLLLNVNGEPAYGTQARLDDARFLLPVLGVPPAPSDGAASAAPPVSAPTDAPVATTLLWPLADRPRLVAGHPGSVDGKVELTDDELAASLGKGGRLDQLLAALEGMSGPDAVRDAELASAVCVAIDPDLLLTVRAMTNGYRVLASPSDPDGATRAGAGAEQAQIWLDRLRALSGSMCTVALPFAQVDLTALAAVEDPALSARAINEPAEVVDSILATRSVRGVSLPDSGSIDAGAGQLLRDHGFDTAVLAATAAVPQGSMDWAQSSSDSGHTTSGSSEDVTTPDPAIPEVVRLPEITASRPPAPAPPTPPVAGNPAPPAASPPIPPADPALRAVTFDIWSATALAALGSNPPTPPFTPSRVRYDVTNDSRAARLQDALGAISWSALHPETNRPRSLLLVPPQQWGANKDEATALLRQVDLLLRGNLATARPFPELVALPPDSQPYELDYLPQAAQDAVPDRFVLPVRDQGRGITEMMRALVDVPEAEPTPHDFLTPLRDDLLRVLTLSDRRTGDAAPADTFAQRRLDQNTRTMDKLYRSVTVLPPGGVYTLASEQSPLLLVARNDLPVAIRVRFRIEAPAETEITDPGEQQLPANGSRSFQIPTEVSDSRNLVIPISLTTPEGVALGNPTQVSVRSNAYGQALAIITGCAALLLLLLAGRRLWRRFRGQPDPADEGFDPGTRRRVNRYRRARRRMLREQEQEQLQETR, via the coding sequence ATGACGCGTGGACTGTTCCGGATCTTCGTGGCGGTCCTGACCATCCTCGGCCCGGTGACGACGCTGCCACTGCTCGATTCCGCGTCGGCCGTGGCGCAACCGACCGGGTCCGGCGCCACGTCGAATCCCAGATTCCTGAAGCTGTCGCTCGATTCGGTGACGCCGACCACGGTGACCACCACCAGCGATTCGGTGCTCACGGTCGCGGGCACGGTCACCAATATCGGCGATCGCGTGGTGGACGACGTCAGCATCCGCATCCAGCGTGCGGCGGCGATCACGGCGCCGGTGGGGTTGCGCGCCACTTTGCGCCTCGACGAAGTCAATTACGACGTCAACGGCGAGTTCGAGGATGTCGCGCAGCGGCTGAATCCCGGGCAACGCAAGCAGTTCACACTGAGCATCCCGTTGCGCTCCGAGACCGGCGCCACGTCGCTGCGCATCACGGAGCCGGGTGTCTACCCGCTGCTGCTGAACGTGAACGGTGAACCGGCCTACGGCACGCAGGCCAGGCTCGACGACGCCCGGTTCTTGCTCCCGGTGCTCGGCGTGCCGCCCGCGCCCAGCGACGGCGCCGCCTCCGCCGCCCCGCCGGTGTCCGCGCCCACCGACGCGCCGGTGGCGACGACATTGCTGTGGCCGCTGGCCGACCGGCCGCGGCTCGTCGCGGGCCATCCGGGCAGCGTCGACGGCAAGGTGGAACTGACCGACGACGAACTGGCCGCTTCGCTCGGCAAGGGCGGCCGTCTCGATCAGTTGTTGGCCGCGCTGGAGGGAATGTCCGGTCCGGATGCGGTCCGTGACGCCGAACTGGCTTCGGCCGTGTGCGTCGCCATCGATCCCGACCTGCTGCTCACGGTGCGTGCGATGACCAACGGTTATCGCGTGCTCGCCAGCCCGTCCGATCCCGACGGGGCGACGCGGGCGGGCGCGGGCGCCGAACAGGCGCAGATCTGGCTGGACCGGTTGCGCGCGCTGTCCGGGTCGATGTGCACGGTGGCGCTGCCGTTCGCGCAGGTCGATCTCACCGCGCTCGCCGCGGTCGAAGATCCGGCGCTGTCCGCGCGCGCGATCAACGAACCGGCCGAGGTCGTCGACTCGATCCTGGCCACCCGCTCGGTGCGCGGGGTCAGCCTGCCGGATTCCGGCAGCATCGACGCGGGGGCGGGCCAGCTGTTGCGCGACCATGGTTTCGACACCGCTGTGCTCGCCGCGACGGCGGCCGTTCCACAGGGAAGCATGGACTGGGCGCAGTCCAGCAGTGACAGCGGACACACCACAAGCGGTTCGAGCGAGGACGTGACGACCCCGGACCCGGCCATCCCGGAAGTGGTTCGGCTGCCCGAAATCACCGCGAGTCGGCCGCCCGCACCCGCGCCGCCGACGCCGCCGGTCGCGGGCAACCCCGCACCACCTGCCGCGAGTCCACCCATCCCGCCCGCCGACCCCGCGCTGCGCGCGGTGACGTTCGACATCTGGTCCGCGACGGCGCTCGCCGCGCTGGGCTCGAATCCGCCCACCCCGCCGTTCACCCCGTCCCGGGTCCGCTACGACGTCACCAACGACTCGCGCGCGGCACGCTTGCAGGACGCGCTCGGGGCGATCTCGTGGAGCGCGCTGCATCCGGAGACGAACCGGCCGCGTTCGCTGTTACTCGTCCCGCCACAGCAGTGGGGTGCGAACAAGGACGAGGCGACCGCTTTGCTGCGCCAAGTCGACCTGCTGCTGCGCGGCAACCTCGCCACCGCACGTCCGTTCCCTGAGCTGGTGGCGCTGCCGCCGGACTCACAGCCCTACGAGCTGGACTACCTCCCGCAGGCGGCGCAGGACGCGGTCCCGGACCGGTTCGTGCTGCCCGTGCGCGACCAGGGCCGTGGGATCACCGAGATGATGCGCGCGCTGGTGGACGTGCCGGAGGCCGAGCCGACGCCACACGATTTCCTGACGCCGCTGCGCGACGACCTGTTGCGCGTGCTGACCCTCTCGGATCGGCGTACGGGCGACGCCGCGCCGGCGGACACGTTCGCTCAGCGCCGACTGGACCAGAACACGCGGACGATGGACAAGCTCTATCGCTCGGTCACCGTGCTTCCACCGGGCGGGGTGTACACCCTCGCTTCCGAGCAGAGTCCTTTGCTGCTGGTCGCACGCAATGATCTGCCGGTGGCCATCCGCGTCAGGTTCCGGATCGAGGCGCCTGCGGAGACGGAGATCACCGATCCCGGCGAACAGCAGCTCCCGGCGAACGGATCGCGGTCGTTCCAGATTCCGACGGAGGTCAGCGACAGCCGGAACCTGGTCATTCCGATCTCGCTCACCACACCGGAGGGTGTCGCGCTCGGCAATCCCACGCAGGTCTCGGTGCGTTCGAACGCCTATGGTCAGGCCTTGGCGATAATTACGGGATGCGCCGCACTCCTGCTGCTTCTGCTGGCCGGTCGCCGTTTGTGGCGCCGGTTCCGCGGGCAGCCCGATCCGGCGGACGAGGGCTTCGATCCGGGCACCAGACGCCGGGTCAACCGGTACCGGCGCGCGCGCAGGCGGATGCTGCGGGAGCAGGAGCAGGAGCAGCTTCAGGAGACGCGGTGA
- a CDS encoding N-acetylmuramoyl-L-alanine amidase, translating into MHRLRHGDSGPAVAEVRSTLASLGFLHAHVGTGNADAREYWKDTEVYFDHHLDSAVRAFQQHRGLLVDGVVGPATYRALKEASYRLGARTLIYQLSAPLYGDDVATLQRRLQDLGFYVHRVDGYFGPHTHDALTAFQREIGLSADGICGPDTLRSLDLLGARVTGGNPHRIAEEEVVHRAGPQLTGKRIVIDPGLGGPDKGWAVPTEYGDVYESEILWDLASRLEGRMAATGMETFLSRPWGANPTDAERADTSNAFDADLMISLRCATNPSPLANGVAGFYFGNSHGSVSMIGQVLAGFIQREVVARTSLQDCRTHARTWDLLRLTKMPTVQVDIGYLTNGYDASVLTNPRMRDVIAEAILISVKRLYLLGQDDQPTGTYTFAELLAEELAAADRM; encoded by the coding sequence ATGCACCGACTTCGTCACGGCGATTCCGGTCCAGCCGTAGCAGAGGTTCGGAGCACCCTGGCAAGCCTCGGGTTCCTACACGCGCACGTCGGTACCGGTAACGCGGACGCACGCGAGTACTGGAAGGACACCGAGGTGTACTTCGACCACCACCTCGACTCCGCGGTACGCGCGTTCCAGCAGCATCGCGGCTTGCTCGTCGACGGAGTGGTTGGTCCGGCGACCTACCGGGCACTGAAGGAAGCGTCCTACCGGCTCGGCGCGCGCACGCTGATCTATCAGCTGTCCGCGCCGCTGTACGGCGACGACGTGGCCACGCTCCAGCGCAGGTTGCAGGACCTCGGTTTCTACGTGCACCGCGTCGACGGCTACTTCGGTCCACACACCCATGACGCGCTGACCGCGTTCCAGCGGGAGATCGGGCTGTCGGCCGACGGCATCTGCGGTCCCGACACGCTGCGCTCGCTCGACCTGCTCGGCGCGCGCGTGACCGGCGGCAATCCCCACCGGATCGCCGAAGAAGAGGTGGTGCACCGAGCGGGTCCGCAGCTGACCGGCAAGCGGATCGTCATCGATCCGGGTCTCGGCGGTCCGGACAAGGGCTGGGCCGTACCGACCGAGTACGGCGACGTCTACGAGTCGGAAATCCTCTGGGACCTGGCAAGCCGTCTGGAGGGGCGGATGGCGGCCACGGGTATGGAGACCTTCCTGTCGCGTCCGTGGGGCGCCAACCCCACCGACGCCGAACGCGCGGACACCTCCAACGCCTTCGACGCGGATCTGATGATCTCGCTGCGCTGCGCCACCAACCCCAGCCCGCTGGCCAACGGCGTCGCCGGGTTCTACTTCGGCAACTCGCACGGCTCGGTCTCCATGATCGGACAGGTCCTGGCGGGCTTCATCCAGCGGGAAGTCGTCGCACGAACCTCATTGCAGGACTGCCGTACTCATGCGCGTACCTGGGACCTGTTGCGCCTCACCAAGATGCCGACCGTGCAGGTCGACATCGGTTACCTGACAAACGGATACGACGCCTCGGTGCTCACCAACCCGCGCATGCGCGACGTGATCGCCGAAGCCATTCTGATCTCGGTGAAGCGGCTGTACCTGCTCGGCCAGGACGATCAGCCCACGGGCACCTATACTTTCGCGGAGTTGCTGGCCGAAGAACTTGCCGCCGCGGATCGCATGTAG
- the sigM gene encoding RNA polymerase sigma factor SigM: MNEEFGGGSSRPVVCHERSFVPGECTDVELLRAHVRGQRHAFAELLRRHNDHLWQTALRTSYTREDAADSLQDALLSAHRTAASFRAEAEVRSWLHAIVVNACLGRIRRNKTRYALSLSPETMPEPKDTRDEMAEVEMSMVIDRALFSLPPDQRTALVAVDVEGYSVAEAAALLGVPEGTIKSRCARARQRLKERLDFLRDPGNRR; this comes from the coding sequence GTGAACGAGGAGTTCGGCGGGGGGTCGTCGCGACCGGTGGTATGTCACGAACGTTCCTTCGTACCCGGTGAATGCACCGATGTGGAGTTGTTGCGGGCGCATGTTCGTGGTCAGCGGCACGCGTTCGCCGAGCTGCTGCGCCGGCACAACGATCATCTGTGGCAGACCGCGCTACGCACGTCCTACACACGTGAGGACGCGGCGGATTCGCTTCAGGACGCGCTGTTGTCGGCACATCGCACGGCTGCCTCCTTCCGCGCGGAGGCGGAGGTCCGCAGCTGGTTGCACGCCATCGTGGTGAACGCCTGCCTGGGCCGGATCCGCCGCAACAAGACCAGGTACGCGTTGTCGCTGTCGCCGGAAACGATGCCCGAGCCCAAGGACACCCGCGACGAGATGGCCGAGGTGGAGATGTCCATGGTCATCGATCGCGCTCTGTTCTCGTTGCCGCCGGACCAGCGGACCGCGCTCGTCGCGGTCGATGTGGAGGGGTATAGCGTGGCCGAGGCAGCCGCGTTGCTCGGTGTGCCCGAAGGAACGATCAAAAGCCGGTGCGCCCGCGCACGGCAGCGTTTGAAAGAGCGATTGGATTTTCTGCGTGATCCGGGGAACCGGAGGTAG
- a CDS encoding peptidoglycan biosynthesis protein MviN — protein MPPPRYAPPQPQQFPPPPRQRPAAPVRREPAEPGRPRTREWPTATATAEPKADDSKQSSSSRLLSDSGSIAFATLISRITGFGKQLLLLTVLGPAIASAFTVASQIPNMIAELVLGAVLTAIVVPTLVRAEQEDPDRGAAFVRRLVTAAFVVLATAALLATAAAPVLTTHVFLSDDGKVNTALTTALAFLLLPAILFYGMSALLTAILNTQQMFKPGAWAPVLNNLVVLTVLGLYVLMPGEITLDPVRMSDPKLLVLGVGVTIGVVVQAVSLIPAIRRAGIDLRPLWGIDDRLKQFGGMGAAIILYVLISQAGFVFATRISSHADAAGPAIYNNAWLLLQLPYGVLGVTVLTAIMPRLSRNAAADDTPAVVDDLSAATRLTMIALVPVVTFLTLAGPQVGQALYGYGNFGSDAERLGLAVSWSAFALIPYSLVLIHLRVFYAREQAWIPTWIILGITAAKIVFSALAPVLTDAEHVVIALGVANGLGFAVGAVVGGYLLHRSLGDLRMANVGRTVTRVVLASLAGGAVMWIVDRVLGLDRLTAAFHGPGSLIRVAITAIVMFAVAFGLMRLAGIPEIVAITVSISRRLGWTPPAPELDLESPAEDPYVTQVLRRPDPYLAYPRFDPYMDAQTMVLPVIRPDAVDRTGMGEFPYPVRQTSTSGEFAGTSTYQGEGGPRVSDDAVGGVPAADSSATTPGGLSTDVPPTAGEPLDPAYASKEPGTAPPDQDAPRSQENQLPARDPMYDTGMIPIGSPEMPPMGGENLGARRVPRGPKLIPGASVAGGRYRLLASHGGARGLKFWQALDIKLDREVALTFVDADQKATENSGQDGPQAILSRTLRLGRINSPGLARVLDVVRGSSGGIVVAEWTPGRSLREMAETVPSPIGAARAIRALASAAELAHRGGGSLSIDHPDRVRISASGDAVLAFPGTLSDSDAQSDVRGLGAMLYALITARWPIRSGGVTGAAATVGGLRLADLGPDGTPVEPRQIRPEVPFEISAVAVRSLESNKGVRTAATVQHVLEQASVVDQKTDFIPVLRLGQRAPANMDDSLADPELLAAERERSQRMMWIMVGLGILAALVVGIVIWWMVSVFAPGASDAPLNEQRNIGLTTNNQPVPTPAAAGPNLNSNGVPVPVTGVSVFSPEGTADGVANVQAVLDDDPATQWRTDQYFQQFPALKKGVGLLATLPAPAKLTNVSINSPSAGTSVEIRTSPTGSPTLDQTQLIGSARLDDGVTDIPVRADQAARYVLVWITGLGNSGGQFQTAIADIRLDAAP, from the coding sequence GTGCCGCCGCCCCGCTACGCCCCGCCGCAGCCGCAGCAGTTCCCGCCCCCGCCACGGCAACGACCGGCTGCCCCGGTCCGGCGCGAGCCCGCCGAACCGGGTCGCCCGCGGACCAGGGAGTGGCCCACCGCCACCGCCACCGCGGAGCCGAAGGCGGACGATTCGAAGCAGAGCTCGAGTTCCCGGCTGCTCAGCGATTCGGGATCGATCGCCTTCGCGACGTTGATCAGCAGGATCACCGGGTTCGGCAAGCAACTGCTGCTGCTGACCGTGCTCGGCCCCGCCATCGCCAGTGCGTTCACCGTCGCCAGCCAGATCCCGAACATGATCGCGGAACTGGTGCTCGGCGCGGTGCTCACGGCGATCGTGGTGCCGACACTGGTGCGCGCGGAGCAGGAGGATCCGGATCGCGGAGCCGCGTTCGTCCGGCGTCTGGTGACCGCCGCTTTCGTGGTTCTGGCCACCGCCGCGCTGTTGGCGACGGCCGCGGCGCCGGTACTGACCACCCACGTCTTCCTTTCCGACGACGGCAAGGTCAACACCGCGCTCACTACGGCGCTGGCCTTCCTGCTGTTGCCAGCGATCTTGTTCTACGGCATGTCGGCGCTGCTCACGGCGATCCTCAACACCCAGCAGATGTTCAAGCCCGGCGCATGGGCCCCGGTGTTGAACAACCTCGTGGTGCTCACCGTGCTGGGCTTGTACGTCCTGATGCCGGGAGAGATCACGCTGGACCCGGTCCGCATGAGCGACCCGAAGCTGCTGGTGCTCGGCGTCGGCGTCACGATCGGCGTGGTGGTACAGGCGGTCAGTCTCATCCCGGCGATCCGCAGGGCAGGCATCGACCTGCGCCCCCTCTGGGGCATCGACGACCGCCTCAAGCAGTTCGGCGGCATGGGCGCGGCCATCATCCTGTACGTCCTGATCAGCCAGGCGGGCTTCGTGTTCGCCACGCGGATTTCCTCGCATGCCGACGCGGCGGGCCCGGCGATCTACAACAACGCCTGGCTGCTGCTGCAACTGCCGTACGGCGTACTCGGTGTCACAGTGCTCACCGCGATCATGCCTCGGCTGAGCCGCAACGCCGCCGCCGACGACACGCCCGCGGTGGTCGACGATCTTTCCGCCGCCACCCGGTTGACCATGATCGCGCTGGTCCCGGTGGTCACCTTCCTCACGCTGGCCGGTCCGCAGGTCGGGCAGGCGCTCTACGGCTACGGCAACTTCGGATCCGACGCCGAACGACTCGGGCTCGCGGTCAGCTGGTCGGCGTTCGCGCTGATCCCGTACTCGCTCGTGCTGATCCACCTGCGCGTGTTCTACGCCAGGGAGCAGGCATGGATTCCGACCTGGATCATTCTCGGCATCACCGCCGCCAAGATCGTCTTCTCGGCGCTGGCTCCGGTGCTCACCGACGCCGAGCACGTGGTGATCGCGCTCGGCGTCGCGAACGGCCTCGGCTTCGCGGTGGGCGCCGTGGTGGGCGGTTACCTCTTGCACCGCAGTCTCGGTGATCTTCGGATGGCCAACGTCGGCCGCACAGTGACACGTGTCGTGCTCGCGTCACTCGCGGGCGGGGCGGTGATGTGGATCGTGGACCGGGTACTCGGTCTGGATCGGCTGACCGCGGCATTCCACGGACCGGGTTCGCTGATCCGGGTGGCGATCACCGCGATCGTCATGTTCGCGGTGGCCTTCGGCTTGATGCGACTGGCCGGTATCCCGGAGATCGTCGCCATAACCGTGTCCATCTCCCGGCGTCTCGGCTGGACGCCGCCCGCGCCGGAGCTGGATCTGGAGAGCCCGGCCGAAGACCCGTACGTCACACAGGTACTCCGCAGGCCGGACCCCTACTTGGCGTACCCGCGGTTCGATCCGTACATGGACGCCCAGACCATGGTGCTGCCTGTGATCAGACCCGACGCCGTTGACCGCACCGGCATGGGTGAGTTCCCGTACCCTGTTCGGCAGACAAGCACAAGTGGCGAATTCGCCGGAACCTCGACATATCAGGGCGAAGGAGGACCGAGGGTGAGCGACGACGCGGTGGGCGGCGTCCCAGCCGCCGATTCTTCTGCGACCACGCCCGGCGGACTGTCCACCGATGTACCGCCGACCGCGGGGGAGCCGTTGGATCCCGCGTACGCGAGCAAGGAGCCGGGCACGGCTCCGCCGGATCAGGACGCGCCGAGATCGCAGGAGAACCAATTGCCTGCGCGCGATCCGATGTACGACACCGGGATGATCCCGATCGGATCGCCGGAAATGCCGCCGATGGGTGGCGAGAACCTGGGCGCGCGGCGAGTCCCGCGCGGCCCCAAGCTGATTCCGGGCGCTTCGGTGGCCGGCGGGCGCTATCGCCTGCTGGCCAGTCACGGCGGCGCCCGCGGCTTGAAGTTCTGGCAGGCGCTGGACATCAAACTCGATCGCGAGGTCGCGCTGACCTTCGTCGACGCCGACCAGAAGGCGACCGAGAACTCCGGCCAGGACGGCCCCCAGGCGATCCTGTCGCGGACGCTGCGCCTCGGCCGGATCAACTCGCCGGGTCTGGCCCGCGTCTTGGACGTCGTGCGCGGCAGCTCCGGCGGCATCGTGGTGGCGGAGTGGACACCGGGCCGCTCGCTGCGCGAGATGGCCGAGACGGTGCCCTCGCCGATCGGCGCGGCGCGTGCCATCCGCGCCCTCGCTTCGGCGGCCGAGCTGGCTCACCGCGGCGGTGGGTCGCTGTCCATCGATCATCCCGACCGGGTGCGTATCAGCGCCTCCGGTGACGCGGTGCTCGCCTTCCCCGGCACCTTGTCCGACTCCGACGCGCAATCCGACGTGCGCGGTCTCGGCGCGATGCTCTACGCGCTGATCACGGCGCGCTGGCCGATCCGCTCCGGGGGTGTCACGGGCGCCGCCGCAACGGTCGGCGGGCTCCGGCTGGCCGACCTCGGCCCGGATGGCACGCCGGTGGAACCGCGACAGATCCGTCCCGAGGTACCGTTCGAGATCTCCGCGGTCGCCGTGCGCTCGCTGGAGTCGAACAAGGGCGTGCGCACCGCCGCGACGGTTCAGCATGTGCTGGAGCAGGCGTCGGTGGTCGATCAGAAGACCGATTTCATTCCGGTGCTGCGGCTCGGGCAGCGCGCGCCGGCGAACATGGACGACTCGCTCGCCGATCCGGAACTGCTCGCGGCCGAACGCGAACGCTCGCAGCGCATGATGTGGATCATGGTCGGCCTCGGCATCCTCGCCGCGCTGGTCGTCGGCATCGTGATCTGGTGGATGGTCAGCGTGTTCGCGCCGGGCGCTTCCGATGCGCCGCTGAACGAACAACGCAACATCGGTCTGACGACCAACAACCAGCCCGTGCCGACGCCCGCTGCCGCGGGCCCGAACCTCAATTCGAACGGTGTGCCGGTCCCGGTGACCGGCGTGTCGGTGTTCTCGCCGGAGGGCACCGCCGACGGCGTCGCCAACGTGCAGGCGGTGCTGGACGACGACCCGGCCACCCAGTGGCGCACCGATCAGTACTTCCAGCAGTTCCCGGCGCTCAAGAAGGGGGTCGGGCTGCTGGCGACGCTCCCCGCTCCCGCCAAGCTCACGAACGTCTCGATCAACTCGCCCAGCGCGGGCACGTCGGTGGAGATCCGCACCTCGCCCACCGGTTCGCCGACGCTGGATCAGACCCAGCTGATCGGTTCCGCCCGGCTCGACGACGGCGTCACCGACATCCCGGTGCGGGCCGACCAAGCCGCCCGCTACGTTCTCGTCTGGATCACCGGACTCGGCAACTCCGGAGGACAGTTCCAGACCGCGATCGCCGATATTCGTCTCGACGCCGCACCCTAG
- the trxA gene encoding thioredoxin, with product MSKSVNTVVVTDASFADDVLLSEKPVLVDFWADWCGPCKMVAPVLEEIAGTHADKLTIAKLDVDANPSTARDYQILSLPTMMLFRGGKPVKQIVGAKGKAALLRELEDVI from the coding sequence ATGTCCAAGTCCGTCAACACGGTCGTCGTCACCGACGCGTCCTTCGCCGACGATGTGCTGTTGAGTGAGAAGCCCGTCCTCGTCGATTTCTGGGCCGACTGGTGCGGGCCGTGCAAGATGGTCGCGCCCGTCCTGGAGGAGATCGCGGGCACCCACGCGGACAAGCTGACCATCGCGAAGCTGGACGTGGACGCCAACCCGAGCACCGCCCGCGATTATCAGATCCTTTCGCTGCCCACTATGATGCTGTTCCGCGGTGGTAAGCCGGTCAAGCAGATCGTCGGAGCGAAGGGCAAAGCGGCCCTTCTGCGCGAACTCGAAGACGTCATCTGA
- a CDS encoding NUDIX hydrolase encodes MSPADRANSRRRQPRRRGSAANAAKPRMRTVRETSAGGLVVDGLDGPRESRSAALIGRTDRRGRLLWSLPKGHIEEGETAEQTAIREVAEETGINGVVVAELGSIDYWFVTDGRRVHKTVHHYLLRSVGGELSDADVEVTQVAWVPLTELDSRLAYADERRLAEMANKLIDRMETGKR; translated from the coding sequence GTGTCTCCGGCCGATCGTGCGAACAGTCGACGCCGCCAGCCTCGGCGCCGCGGTTCGGCCGCCAATGCCGCGAAGCCACGGATGCGCACGGTCCGGGAGACCTCGGCGGGCGGGCTGGTCGTCGACGGCTTGGACGGTCCTCGGGAATCACGCAGCGCCGCGCTCATCGGACGCACCGATCGCCGCGGGCGGTTACTGTGGTCGCTGCCGAAAGGACATATCGAAGAAGGTGAGACCGCCGAGCAGACCGCGATCCGCGAGGTCGCCGAGGAGACCGGCATCAACGGCGTGGTGGTCGCCGAACTCGGCAGCATCGATTACTGGTTCGTGACCGACGGTCGGCGGGTACACAAAACGGTGCATCATTATCTGCTGCGTTCGGTCGGTGGCGAACTGTCCGACGCCGACGTGGAAGTGACCCAGGTCGCCTGGGTTCCCTTGACTGAACTGGATTCTCGGCTGGCCTATGCCGACGAGCGGCGGCTTGCGGAGATGGCGAACAAGCTGATCGACCGGATGGAGACCGGCAAGCGATGA
- a CDS encoding GNAT family N-acetyltransferase — translation MSTSVTALTLGGLEKLPAHARRCVFWEMDPAVAEDSRNFSDPVFEKEAWLSTVLLEWGSCGQVANVDGNVAGCALYAPPSAVPRATLFPTSPVSPDAVLLTTLRTESPYQDADVAHLLIQAVVADLVRRGVRALEAFGIRTEPSSQALSERFGSMTLLERIVAPIKGASASAATECSPEGCMIEADFLEDVGFEVVAPHHRFPRLRLELDSDHGWKEDVERALDQLLAAASMTAPTRIGAR, via the coding sequence GTGTCGACCAGCGTCACAGCACTAACCCTCGGCGGACTGGAAAAACTTCCCGCGCATGCGCGCCGCTGTGTCTTCTGGGAGATGGACCCCGCGGTGGCGGAGGACTCGCGTAACTTCAGCGACCCGGTCTTCGAGAAAGAAGCCTGGCTGTCCACGGTCCTGCTGGAGTGGGGTTCGTGCGGACAGGTAGCGAATGTCGACGGCAACGTCGCCGGCTGTGCCCTCTACGCACCCCCGAGCGCGGTACCGCGGGCCACGCTCTTCCCCACCTCCCCCGTAAGCCCGGACGCGGTCCTGCTGACCACGCTGCGGACCGAATCTCCCTATCAGGATGCCGATGTGGCCCATCTCCTGATACAGGCTGTGGTAGCCGATCTGGTGCGCCGCGGTGTGCGCGCACTGGAGGCGTTCGGCATCCGCACCGAACCGTCGTCGCAGGCGCTGTCGGAGCGTTTCGGCTCGATGACTCTGCTGGAGCGAATCGTCGCTCCGATCAAGGGAGCGAGCGCGAGCGCGGCGACCGAATGCTCACCCGAGGGGTGCATGATCGAAGCCGACTTCTTGGAGGATGTCGGCTTCGAGGTGGTGGCCCCGCATCACCGCTTCCCGCGTCTGCGGTTGGAGCTCGACTCCGACCACGGCTGGAAGGAAGACGTCGAACGGGCGCTGGATCAGCTGCTCGCGGCGGCATCGATGACCGCGCCGACCCGCATCGGGGCACGCTGA